One stretch of Methyloversatilis sp. RAC08 DNA includes these proteins:
- a CDS encoding REP-associated tyrosine transposase, translated as MRYRRSSAPGATFFFTLVLADRSSGLLLRHIGALRSAVRVTALHHPFHIDAAVVLPDHLHMLWTLPAGDADYATRWMLVKAAFSRALPRDETIDASRARKGERGVWQRRYWEHLVRDDDDYARHVDYIHFNPVKHGLVARVVDWPHSSFHRYVEQGVLPADWAGGSTMIEGGFGE; from the coding sequence ATGCGCTACCGTCGTTCGTCCGCGCCCGGCGCGACCTTCTTCTTTACGCTCGTGTTGGCCGACCGGTCGTCCGGTCTGCTGCTTCGCCACATCGGGGCGCTGCGCTCGGCCGTTCGGGTCACGGCGCTGCACCACCCCTTCCACATCGATGCTGCTGTCGTTCTGCCTGACCATCTGCACATGTTGTGGACGCTCCCGGCCGGCGATGCCGACTACGCGACACGCTGGATGCTGGTCAAGGCGGCCTTCTCGCGCGCGCTGCCACGCGACGAAACGATCGATGCAAGCCGCGCCCGCAAGGGCGAACGCGGAGTGTGGCAGCGGCGCTACTGGGAACACCTCGTTCGCGACGACGACGATTACGCGCGCCACGTCGACTACATCCACTTCAATCCGGTGAAACACGGTCTGGTCGCCCGCGTCGTCGACTGGCCGCATTCGTCATTCCACCGCTACGTCGAGCAGGGCGTTCTGCCGGCTGACTGGGCCGGAGGCAGCACGATGATCGAAGGCGGGTTCGGGGAATGA
- a CDS encoding flavodoxin, which translates to MARIGLFFGTNSGSTRKIAKQIKKRFDDDTMAEPVNINKATPADLAAYDFLILGTPTLGDGLLPGLEAECDDESWAEALDKLKGTSFAGKTVALYGLGDQDTYAHEFVDGLILLYDFFKGAGARIVGAWPTDGYKFDVSQSIIDGKFVGLAIDQDIQPDLTAERLDAWLKLIAPDFGLPL; encoded by the coding sequence ATGGCACGCATCGGACTTTTCTTCGGCACCAACAGCGGCAGCACGCGCAAGATCGCCAAGCAGATCAAGAAACGCTTCGACGACGACACGATGGCCGAGCCGGTCAACATCAACAAGGCGACGCCGGCCGATCTGGCCGCCTACGATTTCCTGATCCTCGGCACGCCCACGCTGGGCGACGGCCTGCTGCCCGGGCTGGAAGCCGAGTGCGACGACGAGAGCTGGGCCGAGGCGCTCGACAAGCTCAAGGGCACCAGCTTCGCCGGCAAGACGGTAGCGCTGTACGGCCTCGGCGATCAGGACACCTATGCGCACGAATTCGTCGACGGCCTGATCCTGCTGTACGACTTCTTCAAGGGTGCCGGCGCAAGGATCGTCGGTGCATGGCCGACCGACGGCTACAAGTTCGACGTGTCGCAATCGATCATCGACGGCAAGTTCGTCGGTCTGGCCATCGACCAGGACATCCAGCCCGACCTCACCGCCGAGCGCCTCGACGCCTGGCTGAAGCTGATCGCTCCGGACTTCGGCCTGCCGCTCTGA
- a CDS encoding AAA family ATPase has protein sequence MKVLIDAPHVESMIDAFPDLATLREQLRFGNRVEVPVSRLSIDAMRFLGKLYSEAGPAMQARAAHLATLQRALEGDGRRFAAGDLESLVPALARHLATDAIRGWLFTANLMTRPLPWVVSRLDYTPAGNDETGKVFIELKANVKATLATAVIRIYGADVVDRTVGEILAAKGFLKETPELIAAYDDTIGRYFDWRGRYGEQFSGTGTGFHAEDPAASHRDTDWTRKDIVVLSASGGAARLVNDEGILPARTLLLDAPGDILGPYLRKAAKSNRYDAEEEVGASRDAMPEGLFSQLPVHPYILMFHLDLHHYLWVHVDDITPYAYQPALKQKLVLPPEQTDLIDILTAEMDVLMDDIIAGKSGGTTVLCAGPAGVGKTLTAEVYSEIIRRPLYRVHSGQLGLNVAAMETALKDVLTRAQRWGAVMLIDEADVYIKRRDDNITMNAVVGVFLRVLEYFNGLLFLTTNRVDDIDEAIVSRCIALIKYVPPDHAARARIWQVMAAQFALDIDDALIEQLTVLFPAATGRDIKGLSKLAAKYCQHKACSPTLDVFKRCAIFRGMDQAQETETAY, from the coding sequence ATGAAAGTCCTGATCGACGCCCCGCACGTCGAGAGCATGATCGACGCCTTCCCCGATCTGGCGACGCTGCGCGAGCAGCTGCGCTTCGGCAACCGGGTCGAAGTGCCGGTGTCGCGGCTGTCGATCGATGCCATGCGCTTCCTCGGCAAGCTCTACAGCGAGGCGGGGCCGGCCATGCAGGCGCGCGCCGCGCACCTGGCGACGCTGCAGCGCGCGCTGGAAGGCGACGGTCGCCGCTTTGCTGCCGGCGACCTCGAATCGCTGGTGCCGGCGCTGGCGCGCCACCTGGCGACCGACGCCATTCGCGGCTGGCTGTTCACCGCCAACCTGATGACGCGGCCGCTGCCCTGGGTGGTCAGCCGGCTCGATTACACGCCGGCCGGCAACGACGAAACCGGCAAGGTGTTCATCGAGCTGAAGGCCAACGTGAAGGCCACGCTGGCAACCGCCGTCATCCGCATCTACGGTGCCGACGTGGTCGACCGCACGGTCGGCGAAATACTGGCCGCCAAGGGCTTCCTCAAGGAGACGCCGGAACTGATCGCCGCCTACGACGACACCATCGGCCGCTACTTCGACTGGCGCGGCCGCTACGGCGAACAGTTCTCGGGCACCGGCACCGGCTTCCACGCCGAAGATCCGGCTGCCAGCCACCGCGACACCGACTGGACGCGCAAGGACATCGTCGTGCTGTCGGCCAGTGGCGGTGCAGCGCGCCTGGTCAACGACGAAGGCATCCTGCCGGCGCGCACGCTCCTGCTCGACGCGCCGGGCGACATCCTCGGCCCCTATCTGCGCAAGGCGGCAAAGAGCAACCGCTACGACGCCGAAGAAGAGGTCGGCGCGTCGCGCGATGCGATGCCCGAGGGCCTGTTTTCGCAGCTGCCGGTGCACCCCTACATCCTGATGTTCCACCTCGACCTGCACCACTACCTGTGGGTGCACGTCGACGACATCACGCCGTACGCCTATCAGCCGGCGCTGAAGCAGAAGCTGGTGCTGCCGCCGGAACAGACCGACCTGATCGACATCCTGACCGCCGAGATGGACGTGCTGATGGACGACATCATCGCCGGCAAATCGGGCGGCACCACCGTGCTGTGCGCCGGCCCGGCCGGCGTCGGCAAGACGCTGACTGCCGAGGTGTATTCGGAAATCATCCGCCGCCCGCTGTACCGCGTGCACTCGGGCCAGCTCGGGCTGAACGTCGCGGCGATGGAAACCGCGCTGAAGGACGTGCTCACCCGCGCCCAGCGCTGGGGCGCGGTGATGCTGATCGACGAGGCCGACGTCTACATCAAGCGGCGCGACGACAACATCACGATGAACGCCGTGGTCGGCGTGTTCCTGCGCGTGCTCGAGTACTTCAACGGCCTGCTCTTTCTGACCACCAACCGCGTCGACGACATCGACGAGGCCATCGTGTCGCGCTGCATCGCGCTGATCAAGTACGTGCCGCCCGATCATGCGGCGCGCGCCCGCATCTGGCAGGTGATGGCGGCGCAGTTCGCGCTCGACATCGACGACGCGCTGATCGAACAACTGACCGTGCTGTTCCCCGCCGCCACCGGCCGCGACATCAAGGGCCTGTCGAAGCTGGCGGCCAAGTACTGCCAGCACAAGGCCTGTTCGCCCACGCTCGACGTGTTCAAGCGCTGCGCGATCTTCCGCGGCATGGACCAGGCGCAGGAAACCGAAACCGCTTACTGA
- a CDS encoding response regulator, translating into MQIGVDSQRAVENKRVFVVDNDDVVSMALQFMLADEMETHVLADSAEALAKGRGAPPDLLLLGAGVLASEGVDVVTRLKEGLGGVKMLVVCTDADDEDVRAALALGAESTLLRPLKVETVRRKVDTQLGRRAPLEIPVVLR; encoded by the coding sequence ATGCAGATCGGCGTAGACAGCCAGCGCGCGGTGGAGAACAAGCGCGTATTCGTGGTCGACAACGACGACGTCGTCAGCATGGCGCTGCAGTTCATGCTGGCCGACGAGATGGAAACGCATGTGCTCGCCGACAGCGCCGAAGCGCTGGCCAAGGGCCGCGGCGCCCCACCCGACCTGCTGCTGCTCGGTGCCGGCGTGCTGGCGAGCGAAGGCGTGGACGTGGTCACCCGCCTGAAGGAAGGCCTGGGCGGCGTGAAGATGCTCGTGGTGTGCACCGATGCCGACGACGAGGACGTCAGAGCGGCGCTGGCGCTGGGTGCGGAGAGCACCTTGCTGCGCCCGCTCAAGGTGGAAACCGTGCGGCGCAAGGTCGACACCCAACTGGGTCGGCGCGCGCCGCTCGAAATCCCGGTCGTGCTGCGCTGA
- the nifE gene encoding nitrogenase iron-molybdenum cofactor biosynthesis protein NifE, with protein MDARVSAKIQDVFEEPACEHNQNKSAKEKKKGCTKQLSPGAAAGGCAFDGAKVALQPIVDVAHLVHGPIACEGNSWDNRNSSSSTSQLYRTGFTTDINELDVIYGGEKRLFRSVKEIIEKYDPPAVFVYQTCVTALIGDDIEAVCKRATEKFGKPVIPVNAPGFVGPKNLGNKLGAEALLDYVIGTEEPDFVTPYDINIIGEYNLAGELWQIKPLLDALGVRILSCISGDGRYREVAYSHRAKAAMMVCSKSMINIARKMEERYDIPFFEGSFYGIGDMSETLREIARLLVEKGAPEELKARTEALIAVEEKRAFERIVAYRPRLEGKKVLLITGGVKSWSVVAALQEAGLEIVGTSVKKSTKEDKEKIKELMGQDAHMIDDMTPREMYAMLKDAKADIMLSGGRSQFIALKAKMPWLDINQERHHAYAGYEGMVDLVREIDKALHNPIWEQVRRPAPWDVVAA; from the coding sequence ATGGATGCCCGTGTATCCGCCAAGATCCAGGACGTGTTCGAAGAACCCGCCTGCGAGCACAACCAGAACAAGTCGGCCAAGGAAAAGAAGAAGGGCTGCACCAAGCAGCTGTCGCCCGGTGCGGCCGCTGGCGGCTGTGCCTTCGACGGCGCCAAGGTCGCGCTGCAACCCATCGTCGACGTGGCCCATCTGGTGCACGGCCCGATCGCCTGCGAAGGCAATTCGTGGGACAACCGCAATTCGTCGTCCAGCACCTCGCAGCTCTACCGCACCGGCTTCACCACCGACATCAATGAACTGGACGTCATCTACGGCGGCGAGAAGCGCCTGTTCAGGTCGGTGAAGGAAATCATCGAGAAATACGACCCGCCGGCGGTGTTCGTCTATCAGACCTGCGTCACCGCGCTGATCGGCGACGACATCGAGGCGGTGTGCAAGCGGGCGACCGAAAAGTTCGGCAAGCCGGTCATTCCGGTCAACGCGCCCGGCTTCGTCGGGCCGAAGAACCTCGGCAACAAGCTCGGCGCCGAGGCGCTGCTCGATTACGTGATCGGTACCGAAGAGCCCGACTTCGTCACGCCCTACGACATCAACATCATCGGCGAATACAACCTGGCCGGCGAACTGTGGCAGATCAAGCCGCTGCTCGACGCGCTCGGCGTGCGCATCCTGTCCTGCATTTCGGGCGACGGCCGCTATCGCGAAGTCGCCTACAGCCACCGCGCGAAGGCAGCGATGATGGTGTGCTCGAAGTCGATGATCAACATCGCGCGCAAGATGGAAGAGCGCTACGACATCCCGTTCTTCGAAGGCTCGTTCTACGGCATCGGCGACATGTCGGAAACGCTGCGCGAAATCGCCCGCCTGCTGGTCGAGAAGGGCGCGCCGGAAGAGCTGAAGGCGCGCACAGAAGCGCTGATCGCGGTCGAGGAAAAGCGCGCCTTCGAACGCATCGTCGCCTATCGGCCGCGGCTCGAAGGCAAGAAAGTGCTGCTCATCACCGGCGGCGTGAAGAGCTGGTCGGTGGTGGCCGCGCTGCAGGAAGCCGGGCTGGAAATCGTCGGCACCAGCGTCAAGAAATCGACCAAGGAAGACAAGGAAAAGATCAAGGAGCTGATGGGGCAGGACGCGCACATGATCGACGACATGACGCCGCGCGAAATGTACGCGATGCTCAAGGACGCCAAGGCGGACATCATGCTGTCCGGTGGCCGCAGCCAGTTCATCGCGCTCAAGGCCAAGATGCCCTGGCTGGACATCAACCAGGAACGCCACCACGCCTACGCCGGCTACGAAGGCATGGTCGATCTGGTGCGCGAGATCGACAAGGCGCTGCACAACCCGATCTGGGAACAGGTGCGCCGTCCGGCGCCCTGGGACGTGGTCGCCGCCTGA
- the nifN gene encoding nitrogenase iron-molybdenum cofactor biosynthesis protein NifN yields the protein MATVIDSKKACTVNPLKMSQPLGACYAFMGLDNCMPMMHGSQGCTSFGLVLLVRHFKEAIPMQTTAMNEVSTILGGLENIEQAILNIKKRANPSLIAIASTGLTETKGDDVDGYLNLIRKKHGETLTGTDIVYVSTPDYVGAFEDGWGKAVLAVVDAFAQPCAVRDDHLVNLLPGAHLTPADIDELREMIEAFGLQARVMPDISGSMDGHIPENFTPTTLGGTTPDALRQLGAAKATLAVGARMDAAAAAIEERCGVPYRVFDRLTGLAAVDDFLQYLSQLSGRPVPPKYRRQRSQLQDVMLDAHFWVGSKNMAFAAEPDLLYALTTTAAEMGAHVVAAVTTTHSRVLQGVPCNEVLVGDLEDLEMRAKAGGAQLLITHSHGRQAAERLGVPLARVGIPMFDRLGAAHMLMVGYRGTRELINGWANTFLADEHQNTPQDWPLPEESRRAASGESTAACGSSGCASNVAPIDVVPDAVGA from the coding sequence ATGGCCACCGTCATCGATTCGAAGAAAGCCTGCACCGTCAATCCGCTGAAGATGAGCCAGCCGCTGGGCGCGTGCTATGCCTTCATGGGGCTGGACAACTGCATGCCGATGATGCACGGCTCGCAGGGCTGCACCTCCTTCGGCCTGGTACTGCTGGTGCGCCATTTCAAAGAGGCGATCCCGATGCAGACCACGGCGATGAACGAGGTGAGCACCATCCTCGGCGGCCTGGAGAACATCGAGCAGGCCATCCTCAACATCAAGAAGCGCGCCAATCCGTCGCTCATCGCCATCGCCTCGACCGGGCTCACTGAAACCAAGGGTGACGACGTCGACGGCTACCTGAACCTGATCCGCAAGAAGCACGGCGAAACGCTGACCGGCACCGACATCGTCTACGTATCGACCCCCGACTACGTCGGCGCCTTCGAAGACGGCTGGGGCAAGGCCGTGCTGGCCGTGGTCGACGCCTTCGCCCAGCCCTGTGCGGTGCGCGACGATCATCTGGTGAACCTGCTGCCGGGCGCCCACCTGACGCCTGCCGACATCGACGAACTGCGCGAAATGATCGAGGCCTTCGGCCTGCAGGCACGCGTGATGCCCGACATATCGGGCTCGATGGACGGCCACATTCCGGAAAACTTCACGCCGACCACGCTCGGCGGCACCACGCCCGACGCGTTGCGCCAGCTGGGTGCGGCCAAGGCCACGCTGGCCGTCGGCGCACGCATGGACGCCGCCGCGGCGGCGATCGAAGAACGCTGCGGCGTGCCCTACCGCGTGTTCGACCGGCTGACCGGGCTGGCCGCGGTGGACGACTTCCTGCAATACCTGTCGCAGCTGTCGGGCCGGCCGGTGCCGCCCAAGTACCGGCGCCAGCGCAGCCAGCTGCAGGACGTGATGCTCGACGCCCACTTCTGGGTCGGCAGCAAGAACATGGCCTTCGCCGCCGAACCCGACCTGCTGTACGCGCTGACGACCACCGCCGCCGAAATGGGTGCGCACGTGGTGGCCGCGGTCACCACGACGCACTCGCGCGTGCTCCAAGGCGTGCCCTGTAACGAAGTGCTGGTGGGCGACCTCGAAGACCTCGAAATGCGGGCGAAGGCGGGCGGCGCGCAACTGCTGATCACCCACTCGCACGGCCGCCAGGCGGCCGAACGGCTCGGCGTGCCGCTGGCGCGCGTCGGCATCCCGATGTTCGACCGCCTCGGGGCGGCGCACATGCTGATGGTGGGCTACCGCGGCACGCGCGAACTGATCAACGGCTGGGCCAACACCTTCCTCGCCGACGAACACCAGAACACGCCGCAGGACTGGCCGCTGCCGGAAGAAAGCCGGCGCGCGGCCAGTGGCGAAAGCACCGCGGCGTGTGGCAGCAGTGGCTGCGCCAGTAACGTCGCACCGATCGACGTCGTACCCGATGCGGTCGGCGCCTGA
- the nifX gene encoding nitrogen fixation protein NifX yields the protein MMKIAFATQDKQCVDAHFGWAKHLAVYEIDRDGYHFLESFDFGGKLDEDGDEDKLAPKLEAIKDVAIVYVAAIGGSAAARVVASKIHPIKVNQPEPIMDILDKLQEVLRGTPPPWLRKALDKDARRDFDFEDEVEQNG from the coding sequence ATGATGAAGATCGCCTTCGCCACCCAGGACAAGCAGTGCGTCGATGCGCACTTCGGCTGGGCCAAACACCTCGCGGTGTACGAAATCGACCGCGACGGCTACCACTTTCTCGAAAGCTTCGACTTCGGCGGCAAGCTCGACGAAGACGGCGACGAGGACAAGCTCGCGCCCAAGCTCGAAGCGATCAAGGACGTCGCCATCGTCTATGTCGCCGCCATCGGCGGCTCGGCGGCCGCGCGCGTGGTGGCCAGCAAGATCCACCCGATCAAGGTGAACCAGCCGGAACCCATCATGGACATTCTGGACAAGCTGCAGGAAGTGCTGCGCGGTACGCCGCCGCCGTGGCTGCGCAAGGCACTGGACAAGGATGCGCGGCGCGATTTCGATTTTGAAGACGAGGTTGAACAAAATGGCTGA
- a CDS encoding NifX-associated nitrogen fixation protein, which translates to MAETLDITAEDSAALATPFLSELIKQFRAQDMHGAWEGKSDAQLLEPYILSAEARRALPLMGDPDPETLWRIELFFNAVGLTIERETKVMVTPMMKMSHEGFGRMVLIAGRLIAVNKQLRDAHRFGFPSYAKLAEAGQKYVEEGVGMVTKYNEVANWG; encoded by the coding sequence ATGGCTGAAACCCTGGACATCACCGCCGAAGACAGTGCGGCACTGGCAACCCCCTTCCTGAGCGAGCTGATCAAGCAGTTCCGCGCGCAAGACATGCACGGCGCGTGGGAAGGCAAGAGCGATGCGCAACTGCTCGAACCCTACATCCTGAGCGCCGAGGCACGCCGCGCGCTGCCGCTGATGGGCGACCCCGACCCGGAAACGCTGTGGCGCATCGAGCTGTTCTTCAACGCCGTCGGCCTCACCATCGAACGCGAAACCAAGGTCATGGTGACGCCGATGATGAAAATGTCGCACGAGGGCTTCGGCCGCATGGTGCTGATCGCCGGTCGCCTGATCGCGGTGAACAAGCAGCTGCGCGACGCCCACCGATTCGGCTTCCCCAGCTACGCCAAGCTGGCCGAGGCGGGACAGAAGTACGTCGAAGAGGGCGTCGGCATGGTGACCAAGTACAACGAAGTTGCCAACTGGGGTTGA
- a CDS encoding CCE_0567 family metalloprotein, which yields MPDIETLKAEVKKLNARATQAKMDLHDLSEDLPTNWEKILDVAQTAYDAHQSLMAARKELAAASA from the coding sequence ATGCCTGACATCGAAACGCTGAAAGCCGAAGTGAAGAAGCTCAACGCACGGGCCACGCAGGCCAAGATGGATCTGCACGATCTGTCGGAAGACCTGCCGACCAACTGGGAAAAGATCCTCGACGTGGCGCAGACGGCGTACGACGCACACCAGTCGCTGATGGCGGCGCGCAAGGAACTGGCGGCCGCGAGCGCCTGA
- the fdxB gene encoding ferredoxin III, nif-specific → MATFSVTLPSGEIWTPKFVSKLNQDNCIGCARCVKVCANNVLALAGMTEDGDLVVVDPENDDDDDEYERKVMTIGHQANCIGCQACSKVCPKKCYTHEPAEV, encoded by the coding sequence ATGGCCACCTTTTCCGTCACGCTGCCCAGCGGCGAAATCTGGACCCCGAAGTTCGTCAGCAAGCTGAACCAGGACAACTGCATCGGCTGTGCGCGCTGCGTCAAGGTGTGTGCCAACAACGTGCTCGCGCTGGCCGGCATGACCGAAGACGGTGACCTCGTCGTGGTCGATCCCGAGAACGACGATGACGACGACGAGTACGAAAGAAAGGTCATGACGATCGGGCATCAGGCCAACTGCATCGGCTGCCAGGCCTGTTCGAAGGTGTGCCCGAAGAAGTGCTACACGCACGAGCCGGCCGAAGTCTAG
- a CDS encoding nitrogen fixation protein NifQ has product MDTRTEPLKDCAVSATRPGAVSFRSLLMRLARDPESTLTHALAGVIGRRWRQHGLHRLPLHGLDTATTRRLLTRHFPGAEWLPDLWLDTPEDFVEAIEIDDVVTLLADHRTQADEDNLWLAHAVATACVGADHLWQDMDLPDRSMLSALMHDHFTTLAVRNTQDMKWKKFLYLQLCERADIRVCKSPSCGACTDYVACFGPEE; this is encoded by the coding sequence ATGGACACTCGCACCGAACCGCTGAAAGACTGTGCCGTCTCCGCAACGCGGCCCGGCGCCGTCAGCTTCCGCAGCCTGCTGATGCGCCTCGCGCGCGATCCGGAAAGCACGCTGACGCATGCGCTGGCCGGCGTGATCGGACGGCGCTGGCGACAGCATGGCCTGCACAGGCTGCCGCTGCATGGCCTCGACACGGCAACCACGCGTCGCCTGCTTACGCGCCATTTTCCCGGGGCGGAATGGCTGCCCGACCTGTGGCTCGACACGCCCGAAGACTTCGTCGAAGCCATCGAGATCGACGACGTCGTGACGCTGCTTGCCGATCACCGTACGCAGGCCGACGAAGACAATCTGTGGCTCGCCCACGCGGTCGCCACGGCCTGCGTCGGCGCCGACCACCTGTGGCAGGACATGGACCTGCCGGACCGCAGCATGCTGTCCGCACTCATGCACGACCATTTCACGACGCTAGCGGTACGCAACACGCAGGACATGAAGTGGAAGAAATTCCTCTATCTGCAGTTGTGCGAACGCGCCGACATCCGCGTGTGCAAGTCGCCCAGTTGCGGCGCCTGTACCGACTACGTCGCCTGCTTCGGCCCGGAAGAATAG